The Roseibium sp. Sym1 nucleotide sequence ACGGAAAGTCCGTGTAATTATTATTCCCATTATAGCCGTTCGTCAACGGCAGAACATCGCTAATTGCCGAAGGAGAGGGTGATGCCGAAGCGCAGTGCAAACCGTGAGGTAACCAGCAAGAAGGCGGCGAGCGCAGCCGCGAAGGTCTTACGGAACCCGAATAGCAGCAAGGCAGCCAAGAGCGCGGCTGCGTCGGCGCTGACCCAGCGTCCGAACAAGAAGTAACCCGGAAAGGGGGCAGCGATGACGGCCGCGAAGCGATCCACCCTTGTCGTGTATGGTCGCCTGGCAATGCGGGAGGCCCGCCTCGCGGCGGCTCGTGGCGGTCAACATGGCCTCCAGATCATGTCATTCGAACAAGCCGCGGTGCGGCTCGCGGGCGGCTTCACCCGCGCGATCGACGAAGAAAGCCTGCGCGCGGCGATCCAGACGGTCCTCCCTGAAACACCGATGGGCGAACTGGAAGATATCAAGATGCTGCCGGGCATGATCGGCGCGGCCGCCGACACACTGCACAAGGCGTGGCGGGCAGGTATCGATCTTGCCTCCCGGTCAGCTGATCATCCAAGGCTTGAAGCCATCGCTCGCCTGGAGGCCGCTGTTCTCACCGAACTTCCGGGCGGAATGATGTGTTCGGTCGATATTGTCGCCACAGCCATCAGCCGGATCACCCATGCGCCCGCCATATTCGGCTCGATGGAAATCGTCGGACTGACCGAACTGTCTCCCTGCTGGCGGCCTCTGCTGAAGGCGCTCGCCGAGCACATCCCCATGCAATGGACGTCAGGTCCTCGCCCTGTCCCAGCCTGGCTCAAGGAAAGCGGAGTTGCTGTCTCTCGAGGCGATGCTGAGGCGCCGACCATTCGATCCGTCAGTGCCGCGACCGCTTACCATGAGGCAGTCGAGACACTGCGTTGGGTTCGGTCACTGCTCGCGTCGGGCGTATCGCCCGCCGACATTGCCATCGCCACCGCGTCGCCGGCCGACTACGACGATCATTTTCTCGCGCTGCGAGCCGATGCCAATATTGATCTGCATTTCGTTCATGGCGTCCCTGCCGTCACGACACGTGACGGACAAGCGGCAGCGGCACTCGCCGACATCGTCGTGCGCGGACTTTCGCAGTCGCGCTTGCGCCGTCTCGCCGCCCTGTGCCGCGATTCTGCACCTCTGGCTTCCCTTCCCGATGGCTGGATGCGCGTCCTTCCAAGCGATGCACCCTTGTCAACGCCGTCCGCCTGGAACCAACTGCTGGCGCGCCTCGCGCCAGACGACTGGCCTGACGGCATGGATCACGCCCCGGTGTTGCGTGCTGCGGTCGATCTGCTGGCAAAGGGACCGGACGCGGTACAGGAGATCGGCGAAGCCTTCCTCAAGGGCCGGGCATTGTCCATCTGGCGCAAAGCCCTTCTGGCAGGGCCCGCCGGCGCGATCGACAGCACGCTGGAATCATTGAAACAGGATGACGGGCTCGAGGCCTCCGTCTCCGTGGCCTGGATGCCGGCCAGCGCCCTCGCCGCGTCGCCGCGACGCTTCGCTCGGCTGATCGGTCTCAATTCCTCCCGCTGGCCACGCGGGATCGCCGAAGATCGGCTGATCCCGGACCACATCATTCCAACGGGCGAGCTCGACCCGCTTCCCGTCAATCTGGCAGATCGCCGTGACTTTGATACGATCCTCGCCACTACGGGCAGCGACGTCGTCCTCACCCGCGCCCGACGCGACAGCGACGGCCGGCTGCTGGGTCGCAGCCCTCTCCTCGCCACCTATGACGAGGAAGCCTATCTGCGGCGCAACGCCGTTCCCGCCCATGCCTTCAGTGAAACCGACCGGCTGATGGCGCGGCCACAGGAATTCGCCGCCGATCCCCAGGCATTGAGTGCGCGTTCCTGCTGGCGCGATTGGCGCATGGCCGATGTGACAGCTCATGATGGAATGGTCAGGTCTGATCATCCTTTGGTTCTCGCGATCCTCGCGCGGACCCAGTCGGCGAGCTCGCTCAAGACACTGCTGCGCAGCCCCATCAACTTCCTCTGGCGCTATGCTCTCGGTTGGAAATCCCCGCAAGGCAGTGCCGAGCCGCTCGTGCTTGACGCCCTGCAAACCGGCGACCTCATCCATCTGGTGCTCGACGGCGCCCTGCGAAACCTCGAGGCGACAGGCGGTATCGCGTCCGCCGACGTGGCTGCCGTTCGGGCTGCGGTGGACGAAGCTGCTGGTGCGGTGGCGGCCGAATGGGAAAGCGAACGGCCCGTTCCGCCCGCTGTTATCTGGGGCCGCACGCTTGGGGACGCGCGCGCTCTTGCCGGACAGGCGCTTGCCTATGGCAATGATCATTTGCCGGGCAGCCGATCCTTTGGCGAAGTCCCGTTCGGCGGGTCCGAGCCCAAGTCGGAGGCGGCATTGCCCTGGGACGCCAGTGTGCCGGTGATCATCCCCGACACCGGATTTCAGATTGCCGGCTATATCGATCGGCTCGACATCGCTGATGACGGCAGTTGGGCGCTCGTACGCGACTACAAGACCGGTAAGTCGCCCAAAGGCAACATCCGCATGAACGGCGGCCGCGAGCTTCAGCGTTGCCTCTATGCCTTCGCCGTCAAGGCGCTCCTGGGCGACCACATCGCGATCAGTGCCTCGCTGCTCTATCCGCGTGAACCGCTTGACCTCCGGCTTGACGAGCCGGACATCGTCCTGGCGGAGATCAAGGCATATCTGCAGGCGGCGAGAACCGCATTGGCCAGCGGCGCTGCACTGCCCGGGCCGGATACCGGAGGCGACTATGACGATCTCGCTTTTGCCCTGCCGGCAAACGCAGGCGCCACCTACTGCAAACGCAAGCAAGCCGCTGCAATCGAGCGGTTGAGCGAAGTCGCGCCGATCTGGGAGGCGGAATGATGAGCAGCGTGGAAGTCCTCAAGGATGATGGTGCCCGGCGTGACGCTATCAGCCGCCACGACCGGTCCATCCTGGTGGAGGCCGGCGCGGGGTCGGGCAAGACCGCCGTCATGGCCGGCAGGATCGCTGTCATGCTGGCGCAGGGTGTCGCGCCAAGTTCCATCGCCGCGGTTACGTTTACAGAACTGGCGGCCAGCGAGCTCCTCTTGCGCGTCCGCGATTTCGTCGAAGATCTCGCCGCCGGCCATGTCGCACCGGAGCTCCGCGCCGGCCTGCCGGAGGGACTGTCTGCGGCGCAGCGCGACAATCTGATTTCGGCCAGCACGGCGATCGACGAAATCACCTGCTCGACCATCCACGGCTTCTGTCAGCGATTGATCAAGCCCTACCCGGCGGAAGCTGATATCGATCCGGGCGCAGCGGTCATCGATCGCAACCAGGCCGATCTCAACTTCCTCGAAATCGTCGATGGCTGGCTGCGCGAGCGATTGTCTGGCGATCAGGGCGGTGTCCTGGCCGAGATGGTGCTGCATAGCCCGGGAGAGACCGTCGCTCTGATGCATAAGATCGCCGAAGCCCTCCGGCGTTCGAGGAATCTGGTCGCACCGGACGCGATGCTCTTTGCAAGCCACCTGCAAGCCTTCCAGCAGGCGGCCGACGAACTATCGGCCTTTGTGCAAGGTGCCGGCGTCGATGAGCCGGAAACGGAGGTCTTCGCCGCGCGCTTTTCTGAAATGGTGGCTGCCCTTCCATCCGTTGCAGATGGTTCCACGCCCGCCGCACTCGTCGGGCTGCTGGTTGCACGTCCGCATCCCGACCTTACGACCGGGGCAGGCAGTTTTTACGCCTACCGCAAGAAGGGCAAATGGGCGGCGGCGGCCAAGCAGGCCGGGCTTTCCAAGGCAGACGGTGACAGGCTGAACGATACGGCCAGCGGTTTGTACGAGGCGTGCTGTGGCGCGTGGACCGCACTGCTCCAGGCGGTTTCCGGCCAGGTCCTGACGACATTGATAGATGAAGCACGCACAATCCTGGCACGCTATCGCGAGCACAAGCGCGCCAGCGCCCAGCTTGATTTCGACGATCTTATCTACGCCGCGCGCGATCTGTTGCGTGACCATGAAATTGTGCGACAGGCGCTCGG carries:
- a CDS encoding PD-(D/E)XK nuclease family protein is translated as MTAAKRSTLVVYGRLAMREARLAAARGGQHGLQIMSFEQAAVRLAGGFTRAIDEESLRAAIQTVLPETPMGELEDIKMLPGMIGAAADTLHKAWRAGIDLASRSADHPRLEAIARLEAAVLTELPGGMMCSVDIVATAISRITHAPAIFGSMEIVGLTELSPCWRPLLKALAEHIPMQWTSGPRPVPAWLKESGVAVSRGDAEAPTIRSVSAATAYHEAVETLRWVRSLLASGVSPADIAIATASPADYDDHFLALRADANIDLHFVHGVPAVTTRDGQAAAALADIVVRGLSQSRLRRLAALCRDSAPLASLPDGWMRVLPSDAPLSTPSAWNQLLARLAPDDWPDGMDHAPVLRAAVDLLAKGPDAVQEIGEAFLKGRALSIWRKALLAGPAGAIDSTLESLKQDDGLEASVSVAWMPASALAASPRRFARLIGLNSSRWPRGIAEDRLIPDHIIPTGELDPLPVNLADRRDFDTILATTGSDVVLTRARRDSDGRLLGRSPLLATYDEEAYLRRNAVPAHAFSETDRLMARPQEFAADPQALSARSCWRDWRMADVTAHDGMVRSDHPLVLAILARTQSASSLKTLLRSPINFLWRYALGWKSPQGSAEPLVLDALQTGDLIHLVLDGALRNLEATGGIASADVAAVRAAVDEAAGAVAAEWESERPVPPAVIWGRTLGDARALAGQALAYGNDHLPGSRSFGEVPFGGSEPKSEAALPWDASVPVIIPDTGFQIAGYIDRLDIADDGSWALVRDYKTGKSPKGNIRMNGGRELQRCLYAFAVKALLGDHIAISASLLYPREPLDLRLDEPDIVLAEIKAYLQAARTALASGAALPGPDTGGDYDDLAFALPANAGATYCKRKQAAAIERLSEVAPIWEAE